One Ahaetulla prasina isolate Xishuangbanna chromosome 1, ASM2864084v1, whole genome shotgun sequence DNA window includes the following coding sequences:
- the LOC131189844 gene encoding cytochrome c oxidase assembly factor 6 homolog has protein sequence MSAPSKKERKACWDARDFYWKCLDENMKDISKCDKLRCSFENSCPQQWVKYFNKRRDYLQYKAQMESGQFLPSEKTEKS, from the exons ATGTCAGCACCAtctaagaaagaaaggaaagcctGCTGGGATGCCCGAGATTTTTATTGGAAATGCTTAGATGAAAATATGAAAGATATATCAAAATGTGACAAATTGAGGTGCTCTTTTGAAAATTCATGCCCACAGCAGTGG GTTAAATACTTTAACAAAAGAAGAGATTATTTACAATATAAGGCACAAATGGAATCAGGACAATTTTTGCCTTCAGAGAAAACAGAGAAGTCATAG